GGAGCTCAGAGAAGGTTTGCAATCTGGGAACATGGTTAGGTTAATCTAGACAGAGAAGTGGGAGGAAATTCCCcatgcagaggaagaggaggacatgCACCACATGCTGTTGGCACGGGACTAACAAAGGGTGGGGATAGCTGCTGGCCAGAGGGGGCGTGGTCACAGTAGGCCTTACGTTATGCTAAGGAGTCTGAGTTTTGATCTGAAACCGATGCAGGAATTGAAGGATGGTAAGTCGCCATGGCAACCTGGGAGTGCAGTGTGGAGCCTATAAAGCCTTCCCTGCAGACAGTGCTGATACTCCAGGTTGAAAGGAGGAGGGCTTAGCCCAGGCCACAGGGAAGGCAGGCGCTGACCACTAGAGGAACCCCACAGGATCTCTCAGAGGGAGTAAGTTGGAGGTGGCAGGTGAGAAAATTGGGAGTCACCAGCGGTGACTTCACCAGCCCCCACAGATATTGAATTTTGTAGTGCCTGTGACCCCCAAGTTCAACTAATTCTTCTGCTCCAGGAAGCATGGACGTTAGAAAGAGTAGGGGTTAGGGAGtcgaggaggaggaaacaggtgtGTGAACACGCTCTGTTTTTCTGTACGCCTTCTGCCTACAGTTGCATTTGCTCAGAACTTAGAGGTGGGCAGTTCTAGCTGGCGTAGATAATAGAGATGGGGAGAAAGCCTGGTTTCCAGGTAACCACAGCCCTCTACCTACTCTGCTCAGTCAGCAAGCTGGTGGCTGTCAGCACGTGAAGATTTTAACAGCCATGATGTCAGCCGCCCTTGCTACTACCGTCACTTCCGGGactcagaagcagaagcagggggataCCCTTCTTTCACTGCTCTGACCAGCTGCTTCCATCTCTGGTCTTCGCTGCCCCAGCGAGCTGAAGTGGGATAAGCCACAGAGCCCAGATTTGCCCGAAGGTTCACTATCCTGAAACAAACTGGGTTGAGCTGAGGCTCAACTTTGGCCTAGGCTGGGACCGTGGTTCCGGTCTAATATCCTGTCTTGTTTTGGCTCCTGTAACGGCTTTCTTGGTGAAGTCTGTCTGTGCTCCCTTCTAAATCAAACCTTCTCGGAGAAGTATGTCTGCAAatgctctggaggccagaagaggatgtcgagtcctctgccctccatggaggctaggaaccaaacttacggggggggggggggcagcaaacCAAGATCACCCTGCCctgagccgcctccccagcccccaaggcAGTTCTGCTCTGCTTATTTAGTGTGCCCACAGAGTGTCACTTTCAATTCTGCTGCTGAGTGACAAAGCAGGACGCCTTTGTCCCCCTAGGAACCAGACGGTGGCAATGCTGAAACACCAACGATCCCCCAGGTACCCTCTGTGCCCCCCGCAAGTCTCACAGCCTCCACACCAGCTCCTTTCCTGGGGCTGAAATGGAACCAGCCCAGATGGACTGTGTGGACTGTGGCGGTCAGTTTTGTAATCTTCTAACGCTGCTCACCACGGAGAGAGAAAAAAACGTAAGGTGACAGTCTATGTGCCTGGGTGAGCCTGCGGAGGTCAGTGGCCAACTTCCAGggcctggttctgtttttctttgctcACTACAAACATCAAACATCCCAGCTTTCCTTAGTCCTCTTATACTGATGCCcatgttactttttgtttgtttgtttttgtttttttgagacagggttttctgtgtaacagccctggctgtcctggagctcattctgtacacaggctggcttccaactcactgagatctgcctgcttctacctgtGGCTTAAAATCACAATGCtccagggggtggtggtgtcgcacgccttggatcccagcactcgggaggccagcctggtctacaggtcaatattcaggacaggcaccaaaactacacagagaaaccctgtctcaaacaaaacaaaacaaaacaaacaataataataaaataaaatcacaatactgggattaaaggcacaagccACTACCACTCAGCCcatgttacttttcttttcttttttctttttttggtttttcaagacagggtttctctgcgtagcttttgcgcctttcctggagctcacttggtagcccaggctggcctcgaactcacagagatccgcctggctctgcctcccgagtgctgggattaaaggcgtgtgtcaccaccgcccggcccatgttACTTTTCTAATGCTCTAACCAGGCATTCTCCAGGCTATAGCTTAACTCATTCTAATACAATCCAATGACTTCTCTTCCTTAATCATAAGACAGGCATTGGacaaggcaggggagggggacaTGTGCCAATGAACAGGATTCAAGCTCCACACTGTAGGACTCACAGGGAATGAAAGGAAACAGGCTTCCAATCCACAGACCCCAGACAGGGAGAGTGGGGGTGTCTCAGGAGCAGCAGAAGCAAGCCAGAGCTTGGAGAATAGGAGGCAATGATAACAATTAAGTTAAAGGCTCTCTGGCGTTTCCCTTTCAAAGCATTCAAGGCAGAGGAGACACGGAAGCACAGGCCTGGTTGAGAAGATCTGGAAAAGATCTGGGCCTCTCCAAATGAAGACCAGCGGATGCTGAGCCTGGTGGGGCAGGCTGCAAAGACAGACAGGGGCTGTTTACGGAGGCCCTTGAAGGCCACATGAGGAGGCTGTTCTAACCCCAGTGGGTAGCAGAGAGCCACTGAAAGCTCGTGGAGTGGGGAGTCAGTGACCATGAGCTGTCCTTAAGGAAGGCTGGTAGggcatgaggaggaggaggaggccctgAGTACAGcggaggaggtagaggcagagagagcagcgGCTAAGGGTTGCTGCCCTTGTAGAGGGCAGTCAGCCATAAGGGGCTGCAGGAGCCGACTTCCAGGGTGTGGGGGGTGATGACTGGAGCCGCTCTCTTGGAGCCTGCCTTGATTCACAGTGCAGGAGAAGACGATCAGAGATCTCCAGTTTTCTCAGGGCCAGGGAAGGACTGTGGAGTCTGGGACTCTGAGTTTCTCAGTCTGAGGTCAACTTGCCTTTTCTACTTCTCTGTTGGCTTTCTGGGTTTTCCCCAGGTTGTGACGTTGACAaagagcacattttttttttcttccccctcctgctggATCTGCTGTTTCCCTTGTGACCCATGTCACCTTCTGTTGGGTCTGCCTGCTGCTGGAGCCTGTGGGCCAgccactcagaaggctgaggctggaggagtgCTGGAATCcaggagtttgaaaccagcccATCACATGTCctctgaaaaaagaaacagaaaaggatcAACAAATAAAAAGACCGTTTCTCCTCTGCtaagagagattgattgatttgtGTTGTGTGAGACAGTCTCgctgtgtattccaggctggttTTTAACTCAGGattctcccatctcagcctccccagtgctggaattacagattatGACTCCTCCCCTCTGTGGGGTCACTGACCGGATGCTCTTGTCTGCAGACTTCCAACCTTGGTCAACTGCCAGAGCATTGTTTGTGCAACTGATTTCTCCAGAAACTGACTGGAGATACCCACAAGAGGAAAGGAGACCCCTATTCTTTTCTAGGGAAGCCCACATTGGGCCAGAAAACTCCCTCCTAATGAATCAGCTGGAGACCGGCTGAGAGCTGGGATGTGATCTGTGGGCCTGCCTGAGGGCTCTCAGTGtggaactttgtagatgacaacacTGTGTCGCAATGTCAGAAAGCTGGACCGcacttggagttttttttttaatgtgcattggtatctcgcctgcatgtgtatctgggtgagagtatcagatcccctgaaactggaattacagacagttgtgagctgccatgtgggtgctgggaattgaacccagttcctctggaagagcagctagtgctcttaaccactgagccatctctccaggcccctgcctGAGGTTcttatgaatttattttgtttttggttttctgtgtagccctggctatcctagaacttgctctgtagatcaggctggtctcaaactcagagatccacttgcttctgcctcctgagtgctgggattaaaggtgtgcgccaccacacctggacattgtgattttaaattttttatttatattatttttaagtgtgcgtgtgtgtgtgtgtgtgtgtgtgtgtgtgtgtgtgtgtgtgtcttcatgtgggtatgtgcacatgagtgcaggtgtcatcagaggccagaagcaccaaattccctggacctggagtcaaCAGAGTTGTGATCTGTCTGATGTGGATGCGGGGAACagatttgggtcctctggaagagcagggatGCACTTAAAGACCGAGCCCTCTCTAGCCATTATTGTGATTTTAGGCATGTCCAACCATGATCTATAGGCTATGTGCAATTCATGTAGCCAAGAATAGCTATGAATGCCACTTAACACAAAACGAGAAAACTTAATAATATGtaattaggggctagagagatggttcagcaactaaaagcacttgctgctcttccagaggacccaaattgtGTTCCCAGTATCCAAGTTGGTATCTGaggacctcttctggcttccaaaggtacacatacacatgtattcatacatggggcgcgcgcacacacacacacacacacacacacacacacacacacacacacacaaataaaaaaaataattcttaaggAATCAGGCTtgatggagcacgcctttaatcccagaactctggaggcagaggcaggtggatctctgagttcgagtccagtctggtctataaagcacaaagcgagttctaggacagtcaggattacacagagaaaccgtctgaaaaacaaaaaacaaaaaacaaaaaaaccagaaacaaaacaaaatctttaaaaaattaagagattgGTTTGGCAAAATCATCCtgaggggttttttgttgtttgttttgtaactcAGTTGCAGGGCTCTCCAGTGtggaactttgtagatgacaacgCTGTGTCGCAATGTCAGAAAGCTGGACCGCCCTTGGAGGGTTTCCCCCAGCTGTGGCTGTTGGGGGAGGAAGAGCAGGCATTCACCTTACACATTGCTGACTTGCAGCACTTGGAGCAGATGGtccaaactcttcaattttctcagggtgaAGAGGACTCTGGGATTTTCCTTGCACTTTCGGGCCCCTGGTCAGGtacctggtcttcatagtgacgTCCCTTAGTCCCTTAGCACCAGTGAGGTGCCAGCGTCCCGTGGGATTCCCAGGTCTGGAGGGTGACGCTTGGGGTTTCCCCCAGCTGATAGGAGCAGTAGGTCCGGCCCTCCCCGAGGCGGGGCTTTGAAAGCTTGAGGCCAGATCTGGTCCGAGAGGCCGCCGAGACCCCCAGGTTCCCCGACCACCAGTTCCGGGAGTGCCATGGGACAGCTGATAGCCAAACTGATGCGAATCTTTGGGAGCCAGGGTAAGGGGCGCACCGGACAGCCTAGTGACTGACCTCTTTGATTCCTCTGTCTTCTGGGGCTCTTGGGATTTTGGGGTCGTCGGAGAAGACCGACTGGGAACCTGGGACTTTTAGAGTCCGTTGTGTGCTCCCCCATATGCTCCACGGCCCCCTCTCCGCTCTCCCCGTCGCACTTTTCCTGTCTCTGCGCTTCAGTGTGCTCAGTGCACGAGGGTGGGAGAGCCTCCTGCCCCTACCCCACCACCTAGCTGGGCTGCGCGCCCCCTGGATAAGTCAGTTTCCTGCGATGGTGACTTAGAATCCAGCGTGGTTCGGACCCTCAGATAATCACTCTCTAGAAATGTGGAGGGAGATGGGAtgaggtcagttctctcttccacatTACTGGAGAGGTGCTGGGGTCCGGTCCGATGGCAAGTGAAGTGATACAGTCCCCAGCCCGTGGGGAACGCGTTTCCCAGCGCACccaagggatggagagatggggggCAGGAGACCGACACGACACAGAAATCTGAGATACTGAGTTCTACATCAGTGTGGTTGGGTTCCAGAGAGTGCCAGGAGAGGGGTGGGGCCGGGAGAGGAgagggcacccaggcaggagcGGAGGGTGAGGAAGAGACCAGGACAAGAAGCCTGCTGGGGACACCCGAGGCCATGGCTTTCGGGGTTGGCGCTGACCTTGTCTTTCCCCTGGATCCCTCCAGAGCACAAAGTCATCATCGTGGGACTGGACAATGCAGGAAAGACCACCATTCTCTACCAGTTGTAAGTAACTACTGGGTGGACGGAGAGGGCTGAGCTTCACACCAGACTGATAGTCATTTGGACCAATCACCAGAGCCCTTCCCTGAGTTCGTGGGCAGCTGTAGACAAGAAGATTCATGGATGGATGCTGGTGTGACCTTCCTGATTTAGTGTTTGTAGGCCTGGATTTGAATCCTGCAAGCTGTGGGCGACCCCTAATCCCACCGCCTTCCGCAATCAGTCCTGATCGCATTTCAGTTCTGGAGGGTTTGGAATGCCAGAAGGTTTCTCGCCTCGCTGCTCTTGGCTCCCCCTGGCGGCAGGGTCCTTCTCACCTTTGCACCTTAGTTAACTTTCCATTCTCCAACTTCCAACCTCTGGGCGGACCGTGAACTCCCTGAAGCTATACAAGCTCCCCAAAGTTCTGCAGCTCCGGGTCTGCCGCACAAGCTCCCAAACAGCAACCCGGGCTTTCCCAGGCATTCGCTCAGGATGGAGTCTCTCCTGATTTGGAGACTCCAAAGTATCTATTTATTTAGGGCAAGTGCTTCTTCTCTGAGGAAGTAATATATGTgcaatattaattaattaatattagaGGGGGAAAGGTCTGGCGGTGTTGATcagtcagtggtagagcgcttgcctagaatTCTTGAGACTCTAGATTCCTGACACTATtagattagaaaagaaaaattcaagtaGTACGAAGTCCTCACTCCCAATCTTCCTCCTTATAACTTCTTGGTGAGCTTTCAGAAAACAAGTGTAACGGGACATAGTGGTCcttgcctgtaatcacagcactctggagcTTAAGACAGGAACATCTCATATTTGAGACCATACGATGAGAcacaaccattaaaaaaaaaagaagagaaaaaagaaaaacaaaatcctctAAACCAGGGGAGTGTCTGATGGTCCTTACTCAGATCTGACTGgttcttcccagctcccacaatTCCAGTGTGGTTCACAGTCCAGGAACAACGCCACCATCTGGGAGTTTAACAGTATTGCAAGCCTCTGGGCCTCTGGGCCTCTGGGATGGTTCTAAGGAGCCCCTCCTCTCTGGGGTCCCAGCCAAGGCCACATTTGAACTAActcatacccccccacacacacacacatcaatcacAGGATGTAGGCCTCCGCGCCTGCCTGGTCCCCCAGGGCTGAGCTGTTCTGAATTGGATTCAGCTGCTTTGGGAGTAGAAGGGCGATGGTCAGAGCTAGGCCAAGACCTCAGAACCTTCTCTTGCCTCCCTAGCCTGACTAATGAGGCCGTTCACACGTGTTCAACCATTGGTAGCAACGTGGAAGAAATTGTTCTTCAGAAGACTCACTTCCTCATGTGGGACTTAGGGGGCCAGGAGACTCTGCGCTCCACCTGGGACACATACTACTCCAATGCTGAGGTGAGGAGGGAGcgtggctgggaggtggtggctgtgTATTAGCCTGTCAATCACTTACCGTCCCCTCTGAGCCTAGCTTCTGCCACCTGGGATGTGACTGAACAATGGTTACTCAAGCTGtcttgaaaaggaaataataacaaACAGTTGTCAGATGCTTGACTTTGTGTAGCATCCGTGAAGATTTTtgaatcctaaaaaaaaaaaaaaaaaacaaaacaaaacaaaaattttaaatatgtaaatatgaatgTAAAAGAGAAGGATTTTTGAATCCTAAGATGAGTGTGGTGGTCCATCttgggggatggagacaggagggtcacagaCCAGCTTGGGTTGCATGCCAAGATTTTGTCTCCAAAGAATAAAGTATAAGGTGATTAAAAACGGGTCCTTCGTGGTTCCAACGGCAGGCTGCACAGCTCCTCTCCTGTGGGGCTGGCCCTCGGGCAGGGCAGAGGCCTAACCATTGACAGGAAGTATGTTCACCAATGAGAAGGCTTGCAGCTCACACCTCGCTCTTGCTGGGCAGTTTGTCATCCTTGTGATCGATAGCACAGACCGGAATCGGCTGCTGACCACCCGGGAGGAGCTGTATAAGATGCTGGCCCATGAGGTAAGGCCCCTGAACTTGGGAAGCCATCCGGTGAGACCAGCTGTGTGCTCCCAGGCTGGTCGCATGCTCGTTTATTATAGATAAAGGGTCCAATCTCAGTGCTCTCAGAGCCACTGAGTATAGAGGTTAGAGTTGCTGGTTCAAGGACTGAGCCCACCACTCACTCACTGTGAGACCTTGAGCAAGTTGCTTCATTTCTACTACTAAGGAAGATCATTAGCTTCTACCTCACAGTGGCAATGGTGGCTCTTACATGCaatctgggaaactgaggctgattGCCATGAggttgaagtcagcctgggctccatatagagttccaggccagtctgggctacagagtaagattctgttttgaacaaacaaacaaacaacaataacaaaacaatgtCTGAGGTTATTGTAACCATCTGTGAGCAGTTGGAAGATGTCCCACGAGCTGTAGCATCATTTGATGGGGTTGTTAATGTCGGGTGGATCTCCACCTCTGTCCCATCGGGCCATGGGCCTCTCTTGCTACAACAGTTGGGCAGGGATCCCAGAGGACTCTTGAGGCTGCAGGAGGgatgctggctggctgctgaCCTGGGCTGGGCTCTTCTGCCCACAGGCACTTCGAGATGCCTCAGTCCTGATCTTTGCCAACAAGCAGGATGTGaaagactccatgaccacagcagagATCTCCCAAGTCCTCACACTCAATGCCATCAAAGACCACCCGTGGCAAATCCAGGGCTGCTGCGCTCTCACTGGAGAAGGGTTAGTCCCCTACCTGTCCCTGGCCTGATGGGCAGAAGGTTCCAGGaacccctcctgtctctttccaGTCAGGATCTGGCCCACAGCTGGCTCCTGGCCCAGTAAGATGGACACAGGCCCAAAGCTAAGGTCCTGTGAGCCTGCGGAGCCCTGTGCTCTAGGGGCTTGTTCTAACGGTAATCGCTAAAACTCCACCAAAACAACAGGGATTTTAGGGACTGAGAAACTCTTTGGAGACCGTGAAATGGACAAAGCGGCGGAAGGGCAAGGGTAACTCTGATTTTGTCTCCATGGTCGGGGATAGCTGAGGtcccagggaagaggaagaagctgtGGAAAGACCGCAGGAGACTGGCCTCCAAGGCGGAAGTCGCAGACTCTCTGACTTTCTTGTAAAAGGAGGGGATCAtacttccctctcccccagttcTGCAGAGAGTGACTGGCACAATTTCTTCATTAGGCTTTTTTTGAATACCTACTTTGTGCCAAGTGCTGTTCTGGGAATTGGGAAAAACAGTGGTGaacaaaccagacaaaaatccctGCCTTGGGGCTGGCTCGTAGCCGCACATGTCTGAAGCCCTGAACCattgcacacctgcaatcccagtactcgggctgcagaggcaagaggatcagaagttcaagctccTCCTCCACTATCCagtgaggtcaaggctagcctgggctgcttaTCAAGGCCCTGCCACAAAAACCaagaacataacaaaacaaacaaacaaacaaacaggtgagacacaggaaggtggagaaaggaaagaaaaattggCAATGGTTGGGGGGAAactttgtatgtgcacatgtttacCTGCCCACGCTGAGGATAAAGGATCAGATACCTCAGACTGTGAAGGGCTGGATTTCTCCAAAAGGGCCTTCCATGAGGCCTGGAAATTTCCATTCATCTCCCATCTGGACACTttctggaagaaaaggaaactctAAATAAGAGAATTCGAGGGACCACAGATTTCTGGCAATATGCTTGTCACCTCAACCCGTTAGGGACTCTGGTCTTCTCCAATCTGTAGTCTAATTCACAGTGCTCCCTGGGTCCTGTGCCATACCCCGGGGCCAGGCTAAGCTGGGCAATGGCAGACATTTTTACTAAGTTTCCACTTTGGCTCTGGAGGTGTTTTTCACCTGGTGAGGAACTTGTCTCTTCCCTGGCCTTTGAGGTCACCCGGCTACTGCCCCTAGTCTCAGAACAGGATGAGAAGGCTTGTCCAGACACACTGCTCCAGGGCCCAGAAGGTGAGGCTCCAAGCTGCCTTAGAGGAGGCTCCCGGGGCTACCAGAGGCCTCCGACTCCTTATTTGTTGGTTTATTAATGTATTGTCCATTCCCTCGGCTAGCTTTGTAGGACGACTGCTTCTCCCCAGGagccccagcccccagctcaGTGGGTGCTGATGCATGCTGGAACTCTCTTCCCTTCTACCATTAAGTGATTGACTCTAACCTTGGCTACCCTCTCAGTCTGTCCCGGGCAGAGGCTTGGAGCTTCCCAGACGTCCTCTTATGGGAAATGCTGACGGTCCTTTGTGCAGTggtccatccctccctccctgcaggcTGCCAGCTGGGCTCCAGTGGATGAAATCTCAGGCCACCACCAAGTGATGTTCCAGCCTGAAGCCAACCAGAAAACCACACGGTTAGCACCGGTGCGAAAAACCAGTCGTTTGCTGGTGGAAACAGAGTGGACAGAGAGACTGCCCCTGTCCTCTCAACTGTCGCTAAGGAGCTGGACCAAAGACTTCAAGTTGGGACAGACAGGGCCACGGAGGAAACTGCCCCTCACTGAGGAGACACAGGGAACCTGCTGAGTGTGTTGGGGGACCCCCTCCCAGCCCTCACCTTCTGTCCGCCCGAAAGCAAGAGATCTTTGACATTGGGCCCTATCCATTAGACAACAGAGATTCCAATAA
This Peromyscus leucopus breed LL Stock chromosome 8b, UCI_PerLeu_2.1, whole genome shotgun sequence DNA region includes the following protein-coding sequences:
- the Arl5c gene encoding putative ADP-ribosylation factor-like protein 5C isoform X2, whose amino-acid sequence is MVQTLQFSQGEEDSGIFLALSGPWSEHKVIIVGLDNAGKTTILYQFLTNEAVHTCSTIGSNVEEIVLQKTHFLMWDLGGQETLRSTWDTYYSNAEFVILVIDSTDRNRLLTTREELYKMLAHEALRDASVLIFANKQDVKDSMTTAEISQVLTLNAIKDHPWQIQGCCALTGEGLPAGLQWMKSQATTK
- the Arl5c gene encoding putative ADP-ribosylation factor-like protein 5C isoform X3, with the protein product MGQLIAKLMRIFGSQEHKVIIVGLDNAGKTTILYQFLTNEAVHTCSTIGSNVEEIVLQKTHFLMWDLGGQETLRSTWDTYYSNAEFVILVIDSTDRNRLLTTREELYKMLAHEALRDASVLIFANKQDVKDSMTTAEISQVLTLNAIKDHPWQIQGCCALTGEGLPAGLQWMKSQATTK
- the Arl5c gene encoding putative ADP-ribosylation factor-like protein 5C isoform X1; translation: MGQLIAKLMRIFGSQEHKVIIVGLDNAGKTTILYQFLTNEAVHTCSTIGSNVEEIVLQKTHFLMWDLGGQETLRSTWDTYYSNAEFVILVIDSTDRNRLLTTREELYKMLAHEAASWAPVDEISGHHQVMFQPEANQKTTRLAPVRKTSRLLVETEWTERLPLSSQLSLRSWTKDFKLGQTGPRRKLPLTEETQGTC